A genomic window from Ruminiclostridium cellulolyticum H10 includes:
- the cooS gene encoding anaerobic carbon-monoxide dehydrogenase catalytic subunit codes for MSDKDIKNSFEKSAGTMRGDSTTFGTKLTQEDSNDPNTHSDIHNRIKIDYDKIEKSPSMEEVHKWQREHIKKNDQSKEGYPLNVIIDPAMREMYQVVHDSGMTNVFDRFSQQQPIQCKFCIEGLSCQLCANGPCRINDKVPRGTCGVDAHTMVARNFMYRHVTIGTSANIFHCHQAARTLKAAGEHPDSGLKIRDPEKLKKYADMAGLNANQPIEKLAIEFATWVMDDIHAPFHVPSKAVEAFAPTQRKELWNKLGLFPGGGYSEVAYAQTRCMTNFTSDPVEFLLNSVRLGVANEYQGLFLLDIIQEILMGTQEIVQKKQNMGLLKENMINVVTNGHMPLLADVAIDLASTDEWQQKAKAAGADGIQILGHVCEGQQLMNYKGTHNQKGYGGQEGEWLSQEYLLATGVVDLFMFDYNCTVPTMPLFAKRFGTKLLSTHPVIQLQGTETLDFIPEKMNQQASKALDMAIDAFKQRKSENRKTYIPPHVSDCTVGFSTEPIRNALGGSFDPLIEQIANGNIRGIATIVGCTTARFGQGGSNIFKITKGLIANNILVLSGGCTSSVMEYTGLTDPKAADECGEGLKVVCKQLGIPPVLSYGACVDIGKMTHTAKELADALKVDTNKLPLVIGAPEYLEQKAVADACTAVALGWLVHIAPVPSITGSDVVVKTLTETTETLGLGKVVVELDAEKTVQIYVDHIEKKRKELGLS; via the coding sequence ATGTCAGATAAGGATATAAAAAATTCTTTTGAAAAAAGTGCTGGAACTATGAGGGGAGATAGTACAACCTTCGGAACAAAGCTTACACAAGAAGACTCAAATGACCCTAACACTCATTCAGACATTCATAATCGCATTAAAATTGATTATGACAAGATTGAGAAATCACCTTCCATGGAGGAGGTTCACAAGTGGCAGAGAGAACATATTAAGAAAAATGATCAATCCAAGGAAGGATATCCTCTTAACGTTATTATTGATCCTGCTATGAGGGAAATGTATCAGGTTGTACATGACTCGGGAATGACCAATGTATTTGACAGATTCAGTCAACAACAGCCGATTCAATGTAAGTTTTGTATTGAAGGTCTTTCCTGTCAGCTTTGTGCAAACGGCCCCTGCCGTATTAACGATAAAGTACCAAGAGGAACCTGCGGCGTTGATGCACATACAATGGTTGCCAGAAATTTTATGTATCGTCATGTAACAATAGGTACTTCCGCAAATATATTTCACTGCCATCAAGCGGCAAGAACCTTGAAGGCTGCCGGAGAACATCCTGACAGCGGTCTGAAAATAAGAGACCCGGAAAAGTTAAAGAAATATGCTGACATGGCAGGACTTAATGCAAACCAACCTATAGAAAAACTGGCGATAGAGTTTGCAACATGGGTTATGGATGATATCCATGCTCCGTTCCACGTTCCGTCAAAGGCTGTAGAAGCCTTTGCTCCTACTCAACGCAAGGAACTTTGGAACAAACTGGGATTGTTTCCCGGAGGCGGTTACAGCGAAGTTGCCTATGCACAGACACGTTGTATGACAAACTTCACTTCGGACCCTGTAGAATTTCTATTAAACAGTGTCCGTCTTGGTGTTGCAAACGAATATCAGGGATTGTTCCTGTTGGATATCATACAGGAAATTCTCATGGGAACTCAGGAAATAGTTCAAAAGAAGCAAAATATGGGACTTTTAAAGGAAAATATGATAAATGTTGTTACTAACGGACATATGCCCTTGCTTGCAGATGTTGCAATCGATCTAGCATCAACCGATGAGTGGCAGCAAAAAGCCAAAGCAGCAGGTGCCGACGGAATTCAGATACTAGGCCATGTCTGTGAAGGTCAACAGTTGATGAACTATAAGGGAACACATAATCAGAAGGGTTACGGAGGTCAGGAAGGTGAATGGCTATCCCAAGAATATCTCCTCGCAACCGGGGTTGTGGACTTGTTCATGTTCGACTATAACTGTACCGTACCTACCATGCCTCTGTTTGCAAAAAGATTTGGTACAAAGCTTTTGAGTACTCATCCAGTTATACAACTGCAAGGAACGGAAACATTGGACTTCATTCCGGAAAAGATGAACCAGCAGGCTTCAAAAGCACTGGATATGGCAATTGATGCCTTCAAGCAGCGTAAATCGGAAAACAGAAAAACCTATATCCCACCTCATGTTTCCGATTGTACAGTTGGTTTTAGTACAGAACCTATCAGAAATGCTCTCGGTGGTAGCTTTGACCCTCTTATTGAACAGATAGCAAACGGTAATATCAGGGGTATTGCAACCATAGTTGGATGTACCACAGCCCGCTTTGGTCAGGGTGGAAGCAATATATTCAAGATAACAAAAGGACTTATTGCTAATAACATTCTTGTTCTTTCAGGTGGATGTACTTCTTCTGTAATGGAATACACCGGCTTAACAGACCCAAAAGCTGCAGATGAATGTGGCGAGGGTTTAAAGGTAGTCTGCAAACAGCTTGGTATCCCCCCTGTGTTGTCCTATGGTGCCTGTGTGGATATCGGAAAAATGACTCATACTGCCAAAGAGCTTGCAGATGCCCTGAAAGTGGATACAAACAAGCTGCCGCTGGTAATCGGAGCTCCTGAATACCTTGAACAGAAGGCTGTGGCAGATGCATGTACCGCAGTAGCTCTTGGCTGGCTTGTGCATATCGCCCCCGTACCCTCTATTACGGGAAGTGATGTAGTTGTTAAAACCCTTACGGAGACAACAGAGACTCTTGGCTTGGGTAAAGTAGTAGTAGAGCTGGATGCCGAGAAAACTGTTCAAATTTATGTTGATCACATTGAAAAGAAACGTAAAGAATTGGGCTTGAGCTGA
- a CDS encoding FAD-dependent oxidoreductase: MKKKTKPSPKLNKRIDNLVRVVLVLSIAIIVFFFAIRPMIFKKDYYFDSGDDVTLENLGTDKGTDIYDIAVVGDGIDGISAALGAAGVGAKTILICSDKELGSQIGESFNTSWSPDVTPTGNNVSSDIFKEIRYKSGEGINIGNYLKTIKEMVSEKKNLDVMYESQITDMGVQSGQVQNIQFDTPKGKRTVKAKQYIDATNDGEILKRANVPYSVGYSDIGIKQLFPPIYLNFMVSGVDYKEIEKLMKEQKMLVNSILKQYNTSNSNVSVSGFNISDQGNSKVLIEGITVKNVDLQNEKKIQEYYNIASKECMDLFQFLKLNLEPFKDAGGFSVAAQFVKPSAYHFKGLYNLTLGDILTGKRFSDRISTASRPVTMTMEDGNGYILCNPKIFYIPLRSIIPQGLTNVLMTGDKISCSSLVQSAINSNSSKSGSGYAAGIISAYSISKSIDIPHIVEDYNLDTQAELEKVLRKKGIFMSDITEDLTSITENWSYPYAEKLINIGLLSAGITNDMKFNKKAKSQDFAYVILNGVVRTSPDKYNYDFDTILRAYLKDEPLTKDKLAQILLDVAGKKTSGENYYDDARKQGLVDETLEQKLKNKSHVEYSDMYYAAVKAIEKITGKPMN, translated from the coding sequence ATGAAAAAGAAAACTAAGCCGTCACCTAAACTTAATAAAAGAATTGATAATCTGGTCAGAGTTGTTTTAGTTCTGTCAATTGCCATAATAGTCTTTTTCTTCGCAATCCGGCCTATGATTTTTAAAAAAGACTATTACTTTGACTCCGGTGATGATGTTACCCTTGAAAATTTAGGAACTGATAAAGGTACAGATATTTATGATATAGCTGTAGTTGGTGATGGTATTGACGGAATAAGTGCCGCGCTGGGAGCTGCTGGTGTGGGTGCCAAAACTATTCTTATATGTTCCGATAAGGAGCTCGGAAGTCAGATTGGAGAGTCTTTTAACACTAGCTGGTCACCTGATGTTACTCCAACAGGTAATAACGTAAGCTCTGACATATTCAAAGAAATCCGATACAAATCCGGTGAAGGTATAAATATAGGTAATTATTTAAAAACAATCAAGGAAATGGTTTCTGAGAAAAAGAACCTTGACGTAATGTATGAATCCCAAATAACTGACATGGGAGTTCAGAGTGGTCAGGTGCAAAATATACAGTTTGACACTCCTAAAGGTAAAAGGACTGTAAAAGCAAAACAGTACATAGACGCTACAAACGATGGAGAAATTCTTAAACGTGCCAATGTACCGTATAGCGTCGGATATAGCGATATTGGCATAAAACAGCTGTTTCCCCCTATTTACCTGAATTTTATGGTATCGGGAGTCGATTATAAAGAGATTGAAAAATTAATGAAGGAGCAGAAAATGCTTGTTAACAGCATTCTGAAACAATATAACACAAGTAATTCAAATGTAAGTGTTTCAGGATTTAATATTTCAGATCAGGGTAACAGTAAGGTACTGATTGAAGGAATTACCGTCAAAAATGTAGATTTACAAAATGAGAAGAAGATTCAGGAATATTACAATATTGCTTCAAAAGAATGTATGGACTTGTTCCAATTTCTAAAGCTAAACCTGGAACCATTTAAAGATGCTGGAGGATTCAGCGTAGCGGCACAATTTGTTAAGCCTTCAGCCTACCACTTCAAGGGACTTTATAACCTAACACTTGGGGATATACTTACAGGTAAGAGATTTAGTGACAGAATCAGCACGGCATCAAGACCTGTAACAATGACAATGGAGGACGGAAACGGATATATCCTCTGTAATCCCAAGATATTTTACATACCTCTTCGGTCCATAATTCCTCAAGGTCTAACTAATGTACTTATGACAGGTGACAAAATATCCTGTTCATCTCTGGTACAGAGTGCCATAAATTCAAATTCCAGTAAGTCCGGTTCTGGATATGCCGCAGGGATAATCTCCGCCTACAGCATTTCAAAGAGTATAGATATTCCCCATATAGTAGAGGATTACAATCTGGACACGCAGGCTGAATTGGAGAAGGTATTGCGGAAAAAGGGCATATTCATGTCAGATATTACAGAGGACTTGACAAGTATAACGGAAAACTGGAGTTATCCTTACGCAGAAAAGCTTATAAACATAGGGTTGCTTAGTGCAGGTATCACAAATGACATGAAATTCAATAAGAAAGCAAAGAGTCAGGATTTTGCCTATGTAATACTAAATGGTGTGGTCAGGACTTCACCCGATAAATACAATTATGATTTTGATACAATCCTTAGAGCATATCTAAAGGATGAGCCGTTAACCAAGGATAAGCTGGCACAAATACTTTTGGATGTAGCGGGGAAGAAGACTTCAGGCGAAAATTATTATGATGATGCCCGTAAACAAGGGCTTGTTGATGAAACTCTTGAACAGAAGCTCAAGAATAAATCACATGTGGAGTACTCTGATATGTATTATGCAGCTGTTAAGGCTATTGAAAAGATAACAGGAAAGCCAATGAATTAG
- a CDS encoding CopG family ribbon-helix-helix protein, translating to MSQYKKIMVSIPDNLLEEIDNMVTVEKTNRSELVREAMKLYLKERHKIRLREEMKLGYEEMAEINLKLAEVCLAADNEQQCKYEERLGEMEETW from the coding sequence TTGTCTCAATATAAAAAGATAATGGTCAGTATTCCGGATAATTTACTTGAGGAAATAGATAACATGGTTACCGTCGAAAAAACGAATAGAAGTGAACTTGTCAGAGAAGCGATGAAACTCTATTTAAAGGAAAGACACAAAATTCGTTTGAGGGAAGAAATGAAGCTTGGCTACGAAGAAATGGCTGAAATAAATCTGAAGCTGGCTGAGGTTTGCCTTGCAGCCGACAATGAGCAGCAATGCAAGTATGAGGAACGGCTTGGGGAGATGGAGGAAACGTGGTAA
- a CDS encoding bifunctional ADP-dependent NAD(P)H-hydrate dehydratase/NAD(P)H-hydrate epimerase has product MKAVTGKDMGDIDKYSIKDIGIPGIVLMENAALKVVKHINGYLTKGPRLPIQTVIIAGKGNNAGDAFAVARHLWVEDNKIELYCLFGKETFTGDAKLNFDILEAMGVPIKFIGVNSSTEELCNDIEKAELVLDGIFGTGFRGEIQGIIKQVADIVNRHSRYTISIDIASGIESATGRISESCIKADKTVTFQLPKIGQLVYPGAEYTGELAVESIGMPGKAVDYVTETTTWVDRNFVRSLIPSRKAEYNKGNCGKVAVISGSTGMAGSGCLTAKACLRAGSGLVYLAVPSNLINVYQCVVPEAVVIDLKDSQGVIRGESIDTIAELLAKCDVAAIGPGLSSEKSLYNIIRRLAEAINLPVILDADALNVIAENTDIFGAFKNQVVITPHPGEMARLTGLDIPYIQSNRIEVAKKYAALWGVTVVLKGARTIIADKSGHIYINSTGNPGMATAGSGDSLTGIIASLTGQGAQTTFAAVAGVYLHGLAGDIAARSKGEYGLTAMDIVENIPSAILETI; this is encoded by the coding sequence TTGAAAGCTGTTACCGGAAAAGATATGGGGGACATTGACAAGTATTCAATTAAAGATATCGGAATACCTGGTATTGTACTTATGGAAAACGCGGCTTTAAAAGTAGTGAAACATATAAATGGTTATCTGACAAAGGGACCTCGGTTACCCATTCAAACAGTAATAATCGCAGGAAAAGGAAATAATGCAGGCGATGCTTTTGCAGTAGCAAGGCACCTCTGGGTTGAGGACAATAAAATAGAGTTGTATTGCCTTTTCGGGAAGGAAACCTTTACAGGCGATGCTAAGCTAAATTTTGATATACTTGAGGCTATGGGAGTACCGATAAAATTTATTGGTGTCAACTCATCCACTGAAGAGCTTTGCAATGATATAGAAAAAGCAGAGCTTGTTCTGGACGGTATTTTTGGAACGGGCTTCAGGGGAGAAATACAAGGGATAATTAAGCAGGTTGCAGACATCGTAAACAGACATTCACGCTATACTATTTCAATAGATATTGCATCAGGTATTGAATCAGCCACCGGAAGAATATCGGAGTCCTGTATAAAGGCAGACAAAACGGTTACCTTTCAGCTTCCGAAAATAGGGCAGCTGGTTTATCCCGGAGCAGAATATACGGGTGAATTGGCAGTGGAAAGTATAGGTATGCCTGGTAAAGCGGTGGACTATGTTACTGAAACAACAACATGGGTTGACCGCAATTTTGTAAGGTCTTTGATTCCCTCAAGAAAAGCAGAGTACAATAAAGGAAACTGCGGAAAGGTTGCCGTTATTTCAGGCTCAACCGGGATGGCCGGTTCCGGCTGCCTTACTGCAAAGGCATGTCTTCGTGCAGGCTCAGGACTTGTATATTTGGCTGTACCGTCAAATCTTATAAATGTTTATCAATGCGTAGTACCTGAAGCAGTTGTAATAGACCTCAAAGACAGCCAGGGCGTAATAAGAGGAGAAAGCATTGATACCATTGCAGAATTGTTGGCTAAATGTGATGTTGCCGCAATAGGTCCGGGTCTTTCTTCTGAAAAAAGTTTATATAATATAATCAGAAGGCTGGCAGAGGCTATAAACTTACCCGTGATTCTTGATGCAGATGCTTTGAATGTAATTGCTGAAAATACAGACATTTTTGGAGCTTTTAAAAACCAAGTGGTAATTACTCCTCATCCAGGTGAAATGGCAAGGCTTACAGGACTTGATATCCCATACATTCAGAGTAATCGTATTGAGGTAGCAAAAAAATATGCAGCTCTATGGGGTGTTACAGTCGTACTAAAGGGGGCAAGAACTATTATTGCAGATAAAAGTGGGCATATATATATTAACTCTACTGGAAATCCTGGTATGGCCACAGCAGGAAGCGGGGATTCCCTGACAGGTATAATAGCGTCACTGACAGGACAGGGAGCCCAGACAACTTTTGCGGCTGTAGCAGGGGTCTATCTCCATGGGCTTGCGGGAGATATAGCAGCCCGTTCAAAGGGGGAATATGGACTTACTGCAATGGATATAGTAGAAAATATACCTTCTGCCATACTTGAAACAATTTAA
- a CDS encoding type II toxin-antitoxin system PemK/MazF family toxin translates to MVIKRGDIYYADLSPVIGSEQGGVRPVLIVQNDVGNKYSPTVIAAAITSQINKAKLPTHIEIGALEYGLAKDSVILLEQIRTIDKKRLREKIGHLDDELMTEVNNALEVSFGLSET, encoded by the coding sequence GTGGTAATTAAAAGAGGAGACATTTATTACGCTGATCTGAGTCCGGTTATTGGCTCAGAACAGGGCGGTGTAAGGCCGGTTTTAATTGTACAGAACGATGTTGGCAATAAATATAGTCCTACGGTAATTGCTGCTGCAATTACTTCTCAGATTAATAAAGCTAAGTTGCCGACTCACATTGAAATAGGTGCTCTGGAATATGGTCTCGCGAAAGACTCGGTTATCCTTCTTGAACAGATTAGAACTATTGACAAGAAGAGGCTAAGAGAAAAAATAGGGCACCTTGATGATGAACTGATGACAGAAGTAAACAATGCTCTGGAGGTCAGCTTCGGACTTTCTGAAACATAG
- a CDS encoding nucleotide sugar dehydrogenase has protein sequence MIVINNKKKICIIGLGYIGLPTAAMFATHGHSIVGVDVKEEVVDSLNQGKIIIEEPYLDIMVQAAVTSGNLRAQLTPEEADVFIISVPTPINADKTADMRFVRSATESIVPYLREGNIIILESTSPPGTVEGLMLPILKESGLEIGTQLLVAHSPERVLPGKILVELVENNRIVGGVTPASSKAVRDLYKTFVKGEIFLTNATTAEMCKLMENTFRDVNIALANELAKLCEKMGINAWDVIKYSNKHPRVNLHQPGPGVGGHCLAVDPWFIVEKEPELAKIIKLSRMTNDSMPHHVFNRSKSILSAVDGIKKVIVLGATYKPNIDDMRESPVMELIDLFKQDPNFDVCIYDPHIASHELICNNLVEAVSGGHLIILGVNHDEFAKIDFSKLQPLMAEANIFDTRNFYDRSELTAAGFNTYLLGA, from the coding sequence GTGATTGTCATTAACAATAAGAAAAAAATATGTATTATCGGTCTTGGTTATATCGGTTTGCCAACTGCCGCTATGTTCGCAACACATGGTCACAGTATTGTCGGCGTTGACGTAAAAGAAGAAGTTGTTGATTCACTTAACCAAGGAAAGATAATCATTGAGGAACCTTATCTGGACATTATGGTACAGGCAGCTGTCACATCAGGGAATTTGAGAGCACAGCTCACTCCTGAGGAAGCTGATGTTTTTATTATATCGGTACCGACACCAATTAATGCTGACAAGACAGCTGATATGAGGTTTGTACGTTCGGCAACCGAATCTATTGTGCCTTATCTGCGTGAAGGCAACATTATAATATTGGAATCTACATCACCGCCGGGAACAGTTGAAGGCCTGATGCTTCCTATTTTAAAGGAATCAGGACTTGAAATCGGAACTCAGCTTCTTGTTGCACACTCCCCAGAGCGTGTTTTACCCGGTAAAATTCTGGTTGAACTAGTAGAAAACAATAGAATTGTCGGAGGTGTAACTCCAGCATCCAGCAAAGCTGTACGTGACCTTTACAAAACCTTTGTAAAGGGAGAAATTTTTCTTACAAATGCTACAACCGCTGAAATGTGCAAATTGATGGAAAACACCTTTAGAGATGTTAATATTGCACTGGCAAATGAACTTGCAAAACTTTGCGAAAAAATGGGTATAAACGCATGGGATGTTATTAAATATTCAAACAAACACCCCAGGGTCAATCTTCACCAACCCGGCCCAGGCGTTGGCGGACACTGTCTTGCAGTTGACCCTTGGTTTATTGTTGAAAAGGAACCTGAGCTTGCTAAAATAATTAAGCTCAGCAGAATGACCAACGACAGTATGCCTCATCATGTTTTCAATCGCTCAAAAAGTATTCTTTCAGCGGTTGATGGCATTAAAAAGGTAATAGTACTGGGGGCTACCTACAAGCCAAACATCGATGATATGCGTGAAAGCCCGGTTATGGAACTTATTGATTTATTTAAACAGGATCCAAACTTCGATGTTTGTATTTACGATCCGCATATTGCTTCACACGAGCTTATCTGCAATAATCTGGTAGAAGCTGTTAGCGGAGGTCATCTGATAATACTTGGTGTTAACCATGATGAATTTGCTAAAATCGATTTTTCAAAGCTGCAGCCGCTGATGGCAGAAGCCAACATATTTGATACAAGAAACTTCTATGACAGATCAGAATTGACAGCAGCAGGCTTTAATACTTATCTGCTTGGAGCATAA
- a CDS encoding WecB/TagA/CpsF family glycosyltransferase, translating to MRKLVNIAGINIDNITMEQAVERVYSFIDSGKNHSVYTPNAEIMMDGITNKQLKEILNSADILVADGAGVVLASKILGKSVAEKVSGFDLAKNLLIASSKRPIKFFLFGGKPGIPERAHANVICDYPGAEIVGTRNGYFSQEDESEIINQINNSGADVLFVCLGAPKQEQWIHKHKEQLNVKVCMGLGGTIDILAENVKLAPDFFRNHGLEWLYRLYKEPWRFKRMLRLPKFILYILGIKFGLIKVK from the coding sequence ATGAGAAAGCTAGTTAATATAGCAGGGATTAATATAGATAATATAACAATGGAACAGGCGGTTGAAAGAGTCTATTCTTTTATAGATTCAGGTAAAAACCATTCAGTATATACTCCTAATGCAGAAATTATGATGGACGGAATTACAAACAAACAGCTTAAAGAGATTCTTAATTCTGCAGATATACTGGTTGCAGATGGTGCCGGAGTGGTCCTTGCCTCAAAAATACTTGGCAAAAGTGTAGCAGAAAAGGTGTCAGGTTTTGATCTGGCTAAAAATCTCCTTATAGCTTCTTCAAAAAGACCTATAAAGTTCTTCCTGTTCGGTGGAAAGCCGGGTATACCTGAAAGAGCCCATGCCAATGTTATATGTGATTATCCGGGAGCTGAAATCGTCGGTACCAGAAACGGCTACTTTTCACAGGAGGATGAAAGCGAAATAATCAACCAGATAAACAATTCAGGAGCCGATGTCCTTTTTGTCTGCCTTGGAGCCCCAAAGCAGGAGCAGTGGATTCACAAGCATAAGGAACAGCTGAATGTTAAGGTATGTATGGGTTTAGGGGGGACAATCGATATTCTGGCCGAAAATGTTAAGCTTGCACCTGATTTTTTCAGAAATCATGGATTGGAATGGCTTTACAGACTTTACAAGGAGCCCTGGCGTTTCAAAAGAATGTTGAGGCTCCCCAAATTTATCCTCTATATTCTAGGTATTAAATTCGGATTAATCAAAGTTAAATAA
- a CDS encoding cupin domain-containing protein, with the protein MGVELKNIQDSMVFNEKNLTKRILFANPKVLAFVLNLKPGQTLPVHKHENSELIYYVLTGSGQIRVNDEVHEISFGSIGSASGQDDFSIPLVKEDLSLYVTISPNPSNEMYSKGID; encoded by the coding sequence ATGGGAGTGGAATTGAAAAACATTCAGGATAGTATGGTTTTCAATGAAAAAAACCTTACCAAACGAATACTATTTGCCAATCCAAAAGTACTGGCTTTTGTATTAAATCTAAAGCCAGGACAAACCCTCCCTGTTCATAAACACGAAAACTCAGAACTGATTTATTATGTTCTCACAGGCAGCGGTCAGATCAGAGTAAATGATGAAGTACATGAAATATCTTTTGGATCGATAGGCTCTGCCAGTGGTCAGGATGATTTTAGTATACCGTTGGTTAAAGAAGATTTAAGTCTTTATGTTACTATTAGCCCTAACCCATCAAACGAGATGTATTCAAAAGGCATAGATTGA
- a CDS encoding YitT family protein, translating into MLNMGKILSTLRSYLLITFGAGITALAINIFLVPYKIAPGGLSGLATVLYYLTNGKLSIGITMLAINVPLFLMGYKFIGRKFFIRTLYGTVILSVIIDVTEKYIGNMAQILLLGGTPSSMTPDILLYSIIGGFISGIGLGIVLKMDATTGGTELAAKLLNKMFHSLTIGQMLLAIDAIIIMFAIIVFNSILIGLYSLVSLFITIKVIDAIVEGVNYARAFFIISEKQEEISRRLLVELDRGVTELKGRGVYSGKDKNILLCVAARSQVQQLKEIVYEIDKNAFMILTDVREVLGEGFTGTIYK; encoded by the coding sequence ATGTTAAATATGGGAAAAATACTATCTACGCTTAGAAGCTATTTGCTGATAACATTTGGTGCAGGAATAACTGCCTTGGCTATAAACATATTTCTTGTTCCTTACAAGATAGCACCCGGAGGACTCAGCGGACTGGCAACAGTTCTATATTATCTGACAAACGGCAAACTAAGTATAGGAATTACAATGCTCGCAATTAACGTACCCCTTTTTCTCATGGGATACAAGTTTATAGGAAGGAAATTTTTTATAAGAACCCTGTACGGAACGGTTATTTTATCAGTTATCATTGATGTAACTGAAAAGTATATCGGAAATATGGCACAAATACTTCTGCTTGGCGGAACACCAAGCTCAATGACTCCTGACATATTATTATATAGTATAATCGGAGGGTTTATAAGCGGGATCGGACTGGGTATTGTTCTAAAAATGGATGCCACCACAGGAGGAACTGAACTTGCTGCAAAGCTTTTGAATAAGATGTTCCATAGCCTGACGATAGGACAAATGCTGCTTGCCATAGATGCAATAATAATTATGTTTGCTATTATTGTCTTCAACAGTATTTTAATAGGGCTATATTCTCTTGTAAGTCTTTTTATAACAATTAAAGTAATTGACGCTATAGTTGAAGGTGTCAATTATGCCAGAGCTTTTTTTATAATTTCAGAGAAGCAGGAGGAAATATCACGTAGATTGCTTGTAGAACTTGACCGGGGAGTCACTGAATTAAAGGGAAGAGGAGTTTATTCGGGAAAAGATAAAAATATACTGCTGTGTGTAGCTGCAAGGTCACAGGTTCAGCAGCTCAAGGAAATCGTGTATGAAATAGATAAAAATGCTTTTATGATACTCACTGATGTACGTGAGGTACTGGGAGAGGGGTTTACCGGTACAATTTATAAATAA
- the alr gene encoding alanine racemase, translating to MEYKLNRAWAEISLDNIAHNIREIRKITGKNAEIMGVVKADAYGHGVMEVAKTLLENGASRFAVSMLDEAIQLRRAGIEVPILILGYTDPIRANEIIENDVTQSVFSHDLAQALSDEAVRQGKKVKIHIKIDTGMSRIGFLPGYSAVKNVVDISTLPNIIIEGLFTHFATADEKNRDYTYTQFERFMSICCELQRIGIHIPVKHCANSAAVIEYPEMHLDMVRPGIILYGMYPSSEVDKSKIDLKPAMTLKANVIMVKEVEKNTSISYGRIFTTNRTSKIATIPIGYADGFTRMLSNKGKVLIHGELAPVVGRICMDQCMVDVTHIGSKVEVGDEVVLIGSQGQNNIMVEDVAQTIGMINYELVCIVGKRIPRAFVKDGKISKILNYLI from the coding sequence ATGGAATATAAACTTAATAGAGCGTGGGCAGAGATAAGCCTTGACAATATTGCACACAATATCAGAGAAATAAGAAAAATTACTGGCAAAAATGCAGAGATAATGGGAGTAGTCAAGGCGGATGCTTATGGACATGGAGTAATGGAGGTGGCAAAAACCCTTCTTGAGAACGGGGCATCACGGTTTGCGGTATCAATGCTGGATGAGGCAATACAGCTAAGAAGAGCAGGTATAGAGGTTCCTATACTAATTCTTGGATATACCGATCCTATAAGAGCAAATGAGATAATAGAAAATGATGTAACGCAGTCGGTATTCAGCCATGATTTGGCACAGGCATTGTCCGATGAGGCAGTGAGACAGGGTAAAAAGGTAAAAATACACATAAAAATAGATACCGGAATGTCCAGAATAGGATTTCTGCCGGGATACAGTGCGGTAAAAAATGTTGTTGATATAAGCACGCTGCCCAATATTATAATTGAAGGACTGTTTACACACTTTGCTACTGCCGATGAAAAAAACAGGGATTACACCTATACACAGTTTGAAAGGTTTATGAGTATTTGCTGTGAGCTTCAGAGAATAGGAATACATATTCCGGTTAAGCATTGTGCAAATAGTGCAGCAGTCATTGAATACCCAGAGATGCATCTTGATATGGTGAGACCGGGTATTATACTTTATGGTATGTACCCTTCCAGTGAAGTCGACAAGTCAAAGATTGATCTAAAACCTGCTATGACACTTAAAGCAAATGTGATTATGGTAAAGGAGGTTGAAAAAAATACCTCTATAAGCTACGGCAGAATATTTACAACCAACAGGACTTCAAAGATTGCCACAATTCCTATTGGCTATGCTGACGGTTTTACCCGCATGCTTAGCAATAAAGGGAAGGTACTTATCCATGGTGAGCTTGCACCTGTAGTAGGAAGGATATGCATGGATCAGTGTATGGTAGACGTTACCCATATTGGCAGCAAAGTGGAAGTAGGGGATGAAGTTGTATTAATTGGTTCTCAGGGACAAAATAATATTATGGTAGAAGATGTAGCACAGACAATCGGCATGATAAATTATGAATTGGTTTGCATAGTCGGTAAAAGAATTCCAAGGGCTTTTGTAAAAGATGGAAAGATATCGAAAATCCTGAATTATTTGATATGA